A stretch of the Candidatus Hydrogenedentota bacterium genome encodes the following:
- a CDS encoding threonine synthase — translation MRNPGIIERYRSHMPVSSDTRVITLNEGSTPLVAARSLSAAIHPRLEIHLKYEGLNPTGSFKDRGMTMAITKAVEEKYEVVMCASTGNTSASAAAYAARAGIQCAVLIPEGKIAFGKLSQAMVHGAKVIQIKGNFDDALNLVRKICDHFPIALVNSVNPYRIEGQKSGAFEILDDFDGVAPDFQAMPVGNAGNITAYWKGYREYNACGKSDSLPKMLGFQAAGSAPIVLGHPVEQPQTYATAIRIGNPASWASAVAARDESGGLIDMVTDDEIREAYSLLARTEGVFCEPASAASVAGVIKLAKQGYFDAVTPRTGDRIRLVCILTGHGLKDPDSAIASAQQPYTVDAVEEAILEILGYTAPAGV, via the coding sequence ATGCGCAACCCGGGCATCATCGAGCGGTACAGAAGCCACATGCCGGTGTCCTCCGACACCCGCGTCATCACGCTGAACGAGGGGTCCACCCCGCTGGTCGCCGCGCGCTCCCTGAGCGCCGCCATCCATCCCCGCCTGGAGATCCACCTGAAGTACGAGGGGCTCAACCCCACCGGGTCCTTCAAGGACCGCGGCATGACCATGGCCATCACCAAGGCCGTGGAGGAGAAGTACGAGGTCGTCATGTGCGCGTCCACGGGCAACACCTCCGCCTCCGCGGCGGCCTACGCCGCCCGCGCGGGCATCCAGTGCGCCGTCCTCATCCCCGAGGGCAAGATCGCCTTCGGCAAGCTCTCCCAGGCCATGGTCCACGGCGCGAAGGTCATCCAGATCAAGGGCAACTTCGACGACGCCCTCAACCTCGTCCGAAAAATCTGCGACCACTTCCCCATCGCCCTCGTGAACTCCGTCAACCCCTACCGCATCGAGGGGCAGAAGTCCGGCGCCTTCGAGATCCTCGACGACTTCGACGGCGTCGCCCCGGACTTCCAGGCCATGCCCGTCGGCAACGCGGGCAACATCACCGCCTACTGGAAGGGGTACAGGGAGTACAACGCCTGCGGCAAGAGCGACAGCCTGCCGAAGATGCTCGGGTTCCAGGCGGCGGGCTCCGCGCCCATCGTCCTCGGCCACCCCGTGGAGCAGCCCCAGACCTACGCCACCGCCATCCGCATCGGCAACCCCGCCAGCTGGGCCTCCGCCGTCGCCGCCCGCGACGAGTCCGGCGGGCTCATTGACATGGTCACGGACGACGAGATCCGCGAGGCCTACAGCCTCCTCGCACGCACCGAGGGCGTCTTCTGCGAGCCCGCCAGCGCCGCCAGCGTCGCCGGCGTCATCAAACTCGCCAAGCAGGGCTACTTCGACGCCGTCACCCCCCGCACCGGCGACCGCATCCGCCTCGTCTGCATCCTCACCGGCCACGGCCTCAAGGATCCGGACAGCGCCATCGCCTCCGCCCAGCAGCCCTACACCGTGGACGCCGTCGAGGAGGCCATCCTCGAGATCCTCGGATACACCGCCCCCGCCGGGGTGTGA